A genomic window from Candidatus Denitrolinea symbiosum includes:
- a CDS encoding methionine--tRNA ligase, with protein sequence MPENILIAVAWPYANAEIHVGNMTGSHLPGDIVARYHRLKGNHVLMITGTDAHGTPVTLAADRAGKPVEEVYQSYHEGFIELFQKIGISYDLYTTTHSANHFKVSQTIFLALQKNGFLFRKTEPQWFSPGLNRFLPDRYVEGTCYICGAEDARSDQCDNCGNVLDPTKLVNPRSKVEGDASSPELRETEHYYIDLSKLEPRVVEYLKERAGHMRDTVLGESLRKIEAEGLKPRAITRDIDWGIPVPVSEAGWETKKLYVWFEAVIGYLSAPIEWAQIAGRKDAWREWWTNPRAKQFHFIGKDNIFFHACLWPAELMGVGSGFMEIFAGEKIPLTLPYDVPANQFMNLEEMKISGSRNWAVWGRDVLKQYDPDAVRYYLTVNMPEAKDSDWNWAEFVARNNNELVATWGNLANRVLSFCYKHWDGRTPDVDLSALRGTDRELLAVIEDGFNTVGAELEAARLRSALGEAMKLATAVNVYLDVNAPWSAVKTDKDGAAKTIYTALRAIDSLKVLFAPFLPFTCERLHKFLGYETSLFGEQYTETVSDSLGDHLVLRYRAPEPDTPRWKPSELQPGQRLNQPAPLFKKLDPVVAEEERAKLGT encoded by the coding sequence ATGCCCGAAAATATTTTGATTGCCGTTGCCTGGCCCTATGCCAACGCCGAAATTCACGTCGGCAACATGACCGGTTCCCACCTGCCTGGCGATATCGTCGCGCGCTATCACCGCTTGAAGGGGAATCATGTGTTGATGATCACCGGCACGGACGCGCACGGCACGCCCGTCACGCTGGCGGCCGACAGGGCGGGAAAGCCGGTTGAGGAGGTCTATCAGTCCTATCACGAGGGTTTCATTGAATTGTTCCAGAAGATCGGCATCTCGTACGATCTATATACCACTACGCACAGCGCGAATCATTTCAAGGTGTCGCAGACCATCTTCCTGGCGCTGCAAAAAAACGGTTTTCTGTTCAGGAAGACGGAGCCGCAATGGTTTTCGCCAGGACTGAATCGATTCCTTCCCGACCGCTATGTCGAGGGGACCTGTTATATCTGCGGCGCGGAAGACGCGCGCTCCGATCAATGCGATAACTGCGGCAACGTGCTCGATCCGACGAAACTCGTCAATCCCCGCTCGAAGGTGGAGGGCGACGCGTCCTCTCCCGAGTTGCGCGAGACGGAGCATTATTATATCGACCTGTCCAAACTTGAGCCGCGGGTCGTCGAGTATTTGAAGGAGCGCGCGGGCCACATGCGCGACACCGTCCTGGGCGAGTCGCTGCGGAAGATCGAAGCCGAGGGACTCAAGCCCCGCGCTATCACCCGCGACATTGACTGGGGCATCCCCGTCCCAGTCAGCGAGGCGGGGTGGGAGACGAAGAAGCTTTATGTGTGGTTCGAGGCCGTCATCGGTTATCTCTCCGCGCCGATCGAGTGGGCGCAGATCGCGGGTCGAAAGGACGCGTGGCGCGAGTGGTGGACGAATCCCAGGGCCAAGCAGTTTCACTTCATCGGCAAGGACAATATTTTCTTTCATGCCTGTTTGTGGCCCGCCGAACTGATGGGAGTGGGGAGCGGCTTCATGGAAATTTTCGCGGGCGAGAAAATCCCGTTGACGCTTCCGTACGACGTCCCTGCCAATCAGTTCATGAACCTGGAAGAGATGAAGATCAGCGGTTCGCGCAACTGGGCGGTGTGGGGGCGCGACGTTCTGAAGCAGTACGATCCCGATGCGGTTCGCTACTATTTGACGGTCAACATGCCCGAGGCGAAAGATAGCGATTGGAACTGGGCCGAGTTCGTGGCGCGCAACAACAACGAGCTGGTGGCGACGTGGGGCAACCTTGCCAACCGCGTCCTATCTTTCTGCTACAAACATTGGGACGGCCGGACGCCGGACGTGGACCTGTCTGCTTTGCGCGGGACGGACCGAGAACTGCTGGCGGTCATCGAGGATGGATTTAACACGGTCGGCGCGGAATTGGAAGCGGCGCGACTCCGCTCGGCGCTGGGCGAAGCGATGAAACTCGCGACGGCGGTCAATGTGTATCTGGACGTCAACGCGCCGTGGAGCGCGGTCAAAACGGACAAGGACGGCGCGGCGAAAACCATCTACACCGCATTGCGCGCCATTGATTCGCTGAAGGTCTTGTTCGCGCCCTTCCTGCCCTTCACGTGCGAGCGGCTGCACAAATTCCTCGGCTACGAGACTTCGCTTTTCGGGGAACAGTACACAGAGACGGTCTCGGATTCGCTCGGCGACCATCTGGTCTTGCGATACCGCGCCCCGGAACCGGATACGCCCCGCTGGAAACCGAGCGAGTTACAGCCCGGACAAAGACTCAACCAGCCAGCCCCGCTGTTCAAGAAATTGGACCCGGTGGTGGCGGAAGAAGAACGCGCCAAACTCGGAACGTGA
- a CDS encoding dTDP-4-dehydrorhamnose reductase, protein MRILLLGKYGQLGWEFQRTLPLLGEVTALDRDELDLTQTDSLRTALAGLPWDVLVNASAYTAVDRAEVETDAARRVNADAPRVMAEESQKRGAIFIHVSTDYVFDGMKAEPYLETDLPNPGGCYARTKWEGEQAVQASGGLHFIFRASWVYSLRGDNFVTKVIKWSRQRQELRIVTDQVACPTWSRTLAELISHALFKMLTLGDAWTLERRGLYHLASADYASRYDLACFIVQRLGLPVSVHPALTREFPSPVKRPAFSALTSSLFSQTFRLRVPGWREMLALALEEAE, encoded by the coding sequence ATGCGCATCCTCCTTTTGGGAAAATACGGTCAACTTGGATGGGAGTTCCAACGCACACTGCCCCTCCTGGGCGAAGTGACCGCCCTCGACCGCGACGAACTGGATTTGACTCAGACCGATTCGCTGCGGACCGCCCTGGCGGGTCTGCCCTGGGACGTCCTCGTCAACGCCTCGGCCTACACTGCGGTGGACCGGGCCGAAGTCGAGACCGACGCGGCCCGGCGCGTCAACGCCGACGCGCCGCGCGTCATGGCCGAGGAGTCGCAAAAGCGCGGCGCGATCTTCATCCACGTTTCCACAGATTATGTTTTTGACGGGATGAAAGCCGAGCCATATTTAGAAACCGATCTTCCCAATCCCGGCGGTTGTTACGCCCGCACAAAATGGGAGGGCGAGCAGGCTGTTCAGGCCAGCGGCGGCCTTCACTTCATCTTTCGCGCTAGTTGGGTTTACAGTTTGCGCGGGGATAATTTTGTCACGAAGGTGATAAAATGGTCTCGCCAACGCCAGGAACTGCGTATAGTAACCGACCAGGTCGCCTGTCCCACCTGGTCGCGGACCCTGGCGGAATTGATTTCGCATGCGCTGTTCAAAATGCTGACGCTGGGCGACGCCTGGACTCTGGAGCGCCGCGGACTCTATCATTTAGCCAGCGCGGATTATGCCAGCCGCTATGATCTGGCCTGTTTCATTGTTCAAAGGCTGGGTCTTCCCGTATCGGTCCACCCTGCCTTGACGCGCGAATTCCCCTCTCCCGTGAAACGCCCCGCCTTTTCGGCATTGACTTCCTCTCTCTTTAGCCAGACTTTCCGGTTGCGCGTCCCGGGTTGGCGCGAAATGCTGGCTCTCGCGCTGGAGGAAGCAGAATGA
- a CDS encoding exopolysaccharide biosynthesis polyprenyl glycosylphosphotransferase, whose product MIRRFSINFAIFSMFVDFMVVTFMLWLATYFRSQEYLPDLPFIKEIRRPLSLPWALYVIFPIVWVGIMLLLSVYDGRKNLRVVDELTSLTLAAVLTGISLAGILYLSYRDVSRFLFVAFMTITFIVLLLWRIPARQWYRWRNQKLGKIRRVLIVGAGIVGREVEAQMRKYKGVILVVGFLDDNADKRRTTPDILGGLEDARALVRERHIDDVLIALPLRAYSRTKQLLEDLYDMPVRIQIVPDYFQWTLHHAEVEDFAGIPMMDVRAPALTENQRLSKRIFDILITSLIMIPALPLMGLIALAIWLDDGSPVLFYQKRAGENGRVFTVYKFRTMVKDAEKLRHLVEKADEQGRLVHKRPDDPRVTRVGRFLRKFSLDEFPQFFNVMRGSMSLVGPRPELPYLVEKYEPWQRKRFAVPQGLTGWWQIHGRSDKPMHLHTEEDLYYIQNYSIWLDIRILVRTFWIVLRGKGAY is encoded by the coding sequence ATGATTCGTCGTTTTTCGATTAATTTCGCCATTTTTTCGATGTTCGTGGATTTTATGGTCGTGACATTCATGCTCTGGCTGGCGACGTATTTTCGTTCCCAGGAATATCTGCCCGACCTTCCATTTATCAAGGAAATTCGCCGGCCGCTTTCCCTGCCCTGGGCTCTTTATGTTATTTTTCCCATCGTATGGGTGGGAATCATGTTGTTATTGTCGGTCTATGATGGACGCAAGAACCTGCGCGTCGTGGATGAGCTGACCAGCCTCACTTTGGCAGCGGTCCTGACCGGCATTTCCCTGGCCGGAATCCTGTATTTATCCTACCGCGACGTTTCGCGTTTCCTGTTTGTCGCATTTATGACCATCACTTTTATCGTTTTGCTTTTGTGGCGCATACCGGCGCGGCAATGGTATCGCTGGCGAAATCAAAAATTAGGGAAAATTCGACGCGTCTTGATTGTTGGCGCTGGCATAGTCGGGAGGGAGGTCGAAGCGCAAATGCGGAAGTACAAGGGCGTGATCCTGGTCGTCGGCTTTCTGGATGATAATGCGGACAAGCGCAGGACGACCCCCGATATTTTGGGGGGGCTGGAAGACGCGCGCGCTCTTGTCCGCGAACGGCATATAGACGATGTGCTGATCGCCCTGCCTTTGCGCGCTTATAGCCGCACGAAGCAATTGCTCGAAGACTTGTACGATATGCCCGTACGCATACAGATCGTGCCGGACTATTTTCAGTGGACCTTACACCATGCGGAGGTGGAGGATTTTGCGGGGATTCCAATGATGGACGTGCGCGCCCCGGCCCTGACCGAAAACCAGCGATTGAGCAAGCGCATCTTCGATATCTTGATTACGTCGTTGATCATGATCCCGGCGCTGCCCTTGATGGGACTGATCGCCCTGGCCATCTGGCTGGACGACGGTTCGCCGGTCCTTTTTTATCAAAAACGCGCCGGTGAAAACGGCCGCGTATTCACCGTGTATAAGTTCCGCACCATGGTAAAGGACGCCGAAAAATTGCGCCATCTTGTGGAAAAGGCGGACGAGCAGGGCAGGTTGGTTCATAAGCGCCCCGACGACCCTCGCGTAACGCGAGTCGGCCGTTTCCTGCGGAAATTCAGCCTCGATGAATTCCCCCAGTTTTTCAATGTCATGCGCGGCTCCATGAGTTTGGTGGGCCCCCGCCCGGAATTGCCATATCTGGTTGAAAAATACGAACCCTGGCAGCGCAAACGCTTTGCCGTTCCGCAGGGACTCACCGGTTGGTGGCAGATCCACGGGCGAAGCGACAAGCCCATGCACCTGCACACGGAGGAAGACCTGTACTACATCCAAAATTACTCGATCTGGCTGGATATTCGTATCCTGGTCAGGACTTTTTGGATTGTGTTGCGAGGCAAGGGCGCATACTAG
- a CDS encoding glucose-1-phosphate thymidylyltransferase: MKGIILAGGRGTRLSPLTNVISKQLLPVYNKPMVYYPLSLLILAGIREILVISTPEDLPNFKRLLGNGAQWGIRFEYAEQDQPRGLADAFILGRDFAAGQPVCLILGDNIFFGHGLAEKLRIGSGLREGALVFAYPVHDPERYGVVEFGADGRAISIEEKPKTPRSNYAVPGLYFYDGKVCDYAAALRPSARGELEITDLNRVYLAQGNLKVETLGRGLAWLDAGTHDALLQASNFVQTIEQRQGLLVGSPEEAAYRNNFITADQLKGLIEQVKVSEYAGYLLRILSEGV; this comes from the coding sequence ATGAAAGGCATCATTTTAGCGGGAGGGCGCGGCACACGCTTGTCCCCGCTCACGAATGTGATCAGCAAACAACTGCTGCCGGTCTACAATAAACCGATGGTGTACTACCCGCTTAGTCTGCTCATCCTTGCGGGGATTCGCGAGATATTGGTCATCAGCACGCCGGAGGACCTGCCGAATTTCAAGCGCTTGCTTGGAAACGGCGCTCAATGGGGAATTCGTTTTGAATATGCCGAGCAGGATCAACCGCGCGGCCTGGCGGACGCGTTCATCCTGGGCCGTGATTTCGCGGCGGGACAACCCGTCTGTCTCATTCTGGGCGACAACATTTTCTTCGGTCACGGCCTCGCCGAAAAACTGCGGATCGGATCCGGCCTCCGCGAAGGCGCGCTGGTGTTCGCCTACCCGGTCCACGATCCCGAGCGATACGGCGTCGTCGAATTTGGCGCGGACGGCCGCGCGATCAGCATCGAGGAAAAGCCGAAAACGCCGCGCTCCAATTACGCGGTTCCCGGCCTGTATTTTTACGACGGCAAGGTCTGCGACTACGCCGCCGCTCTGCGTCCTTCGGCGCGCGGCGAATTGGAGATCACCGACCTGAACCGCGTCTACCTGGCGCAGGGCAACTTAAAAGTCGAGACGCTGGGACGCGGCCTAGCCTGGTTGGATGCCGGCACGCACGACGCGCTCCTTCAAGCCTCCAATTTTGTGCAGACCATCGAACAACGACAGGGACTGTTGGTGGGGTCGCCCGAGGAAGCCGCGTATCGAAATAATTTCATCACCGCCGATCAGTTGAAAGGCCTCATCGAACAAGTCAAAGTCAGCGAATATGCCGGCTATCTTTTGCGTATCTTGAGCGAAGGCGTGTAA
- a CDS encoding glycosyl transferase has product MKIALLGTRGIPASYSGFETCVEQLGQRLAARGHQVAVYCRSHHIAYAEPEYKGMRLVKLPTIANKYLDTIVHSFLSSLHSLFQGFDIGLYFIAGNSPVTWIPRLVGTRTLLNVDGLDWRREKWPTLAKKYIQFAEYLATILPTGYLTDSRHVQQYYKEQYRSEPDYIPYGSDVEILPPGETLAKFGLEAGKYILFVGRLVPENCAHHIVEAFHGIQTDLKCVIVGDAPYAEEYKASLKKLAGDDPRIIFTGYVFGEGYQELGSNAYLFVESSGVGGTHPALVEAMAFGNCVIVHDTPENLETIGKGEAGLFYDGRVGAESLREVLVKLIDDPRQVDEFRRKGQDYARSRYSWDAVTDDYERLFFRTLRRPLPDRLSPPAK; this is encoded by the coding sequence ATGAAAATCGCCCTTCTCGGCACGCGCGGCATCCCCGCCAGTTACAGCGGATTTGAAACCTGCGTGGAACAACTGGGACAGCGTCTGGCGGCGCGCGGCCACCAGGTGGCTGTCTATTGCCGCAGTCATCACATCGCCTACGCCGAACCCGAATACAAGGGGATGCGGCTGGTGAAACTGCCCACCATCGCCAACAAATACCTGGATACCATTGTCCACTCGTTCCTGTCGTCCCTCCACAGCCTCTTTCAGGGCTTCGATATTGGACTTTACTTCATCGCGGGGAACAGTCCCGTGACCTGGATTCCGCGCCTGGTGGGTACGCGTACCCTCCTGAACGTGGACGGGCTGGACTGGCGCCGCGAGAAATGGCCTACGCTGGCGAAGAAATATATCCAGTTTGCGGAATATCTCGCCACTATCCTCCCAACCGGCTACCTGACCGATTCGAGACACGTACAGCAATATTACAAAGAACAATATCGCAGCGAACCCGACTACATCCCCTACGGCTCGGACGTGGAAATCCTTCCGCCGGGCGAGACCCTCGCAAAGTTCGGATTGGAGGCGGGGAAATACATTTTGTTCGTCGGGCGGCTGGTCCCCGAAAATTGCGCCCATCACATTGTCGAAGCGTTTCACGGCATCCAAACGGACCTGAAGTGCGTGATCGTGGGCGACGCTCCCTACGCGGAGGAGTACAAAGCCAGCCTTAAGAAATTGGCTGGCGATGACCCGCGCATAATCTTCACCGGTTACGTCTTCGGCGAGGGATATCAGGAGCTTGGCTCGAACGCCTACCTGTTCGTCGAAAGTTCCGGCGTTGGCGGCACTCATCCCGCGTTGGTCGAAGCCATGGCCTTCGGCAACTGCGTGATCGTGCATGACACGCCTGAGAATCTCGAAACCATCGGCAAAGGGGAGGCGGGCCTCTTTTACGATGGCCGCGTGGGGGCCGAAAGCCTGCGGGAAGTCTTGGTAAAATTGATTGACGATCCGCGGCAGGTTGACGAATTTCGCCGCAAAGGACAGGACTATGCCCGATCGCGCTACTCCTGGGACGCCGTCACCGACGACTACGAACGCCTCTTTTTTCGGACCCTGCGGCGGCCCCTGCCCGACCGTCTGTCTCCGCCTGCGAAGTGA
- a CDS encoding 2,3-diphosphoglycerate-dependent phosphoglycerate mutase has protein sequence MYKLVLLRHGQSVWNLENRFTGWTDVGLTEQGAAEARSGGLLLREGGYVFDAAYTSVLRRAIKTLWIALEELGQEWIPVTRAWQLNERHYGALQGLDKAETAEKFGEAQVKLWRRSYDTPPPALEWDDERHPRFDPRYASLTPERLPATESLKITLDRVLPYWLGTVAPAIQSGKRLLVVAHGNSLRALVKYLDDVSESDILELNIPTGIPLVYELSEDLKPIRHYYLGDAEAAAKAAAAVAGQAKRK, from the coding sequence ATGTATAAACTTGTTCTTCTCCGCCACGGACAGAGTGTTTGGAACCTTGAAAATCGCTTCACAGGCTGGACTGACGTCGGTCTCACCGAACAGGGCGCCGCGGAGGCCCGCAGCGGCGGGCTACTTCTACGCGAGGGCGGGTACGTTTTCGACGCGGCGTATACATCCGTGCTGCGCCGCGCCATCAAGACGCTGTGGATCGCGCTGGAGGAACTCGGTCAGGAATGGATTCCCGTCACGCGCGCCTGGCAGTTGAACGAACGTCACTACGGGGCTTTGCAGGGACTCGACAAAGCAGAGACCGCCGAAAAGTTCGGCGAGGCGCAGGTCAAATTGTGGAGGCGGAGTTACGACACGCCTCCGCCCGCGCTGGAATGGGACGACGAGCGTCATCCGCGTTTCGACCCGCGCTACGCCTCGTTGACTCCCGAGCGGCTGCCGGCCACCGAGTCGTTGAAGATCACGCTGGACCGCGTCCTGCCGTATTGGCTCGGGACGGTCGCGCCCGCCATCCAGTCGGGGAAGAGGCTATTGGTCGTCGCCCATGGAAACAGCCTCCGCGCCCTCGTCAAGTATCTGGACGACGTCAGCGAGTCGGACATCCTGGAGTTGAACATCCCGACGGGCATCCCGCTGGTCTATGAACTGAGCGAGGACTTGAAGCCCATCCGCCATTATTATCTGGGCGACGCGGAAGCGGCGGCCAAAGCCGCGGCCGCTGTGGCTGGGCAGGCGAAGCGGAAGTAA
- a CDS encoding dTDP-glucose 4,6-dehydratase, protein MKNILVTGGAGFIGANFVRYILQAEPGAHVINLDLLTYAGSLENLRDLPDESRHTFVRGDICDRPLVERLMRDYAVDTIVHFAAETHVDRSIVGPSAFIQTNVVGAFTLLDVAKKVWLEDKVVLSEQARFHHISTDEVFGSLEPDDPPFSETTAYAPRSPYASSKASSDHLARAYHHTYGLPVTITNCSNNYGPYQFPEKLIPLMIANAIEGKPLPVYGDGQQIRDWLHVEDHCSAVYRVLQSGRDGETYMVGGDNQTHNLDLVHTLCDIMDELRPAAAPHADLIRFVPDRPGHDRRYAIDTTRIRSELGWSPRYDLQKGLSETVLWYLDHPQWIEAIRKGGDYQAWIEKNYVQRSRS, encoded by the coding sequence ATGAAAAATATCCTTGTGACAGGCGGCGCCGGGTTTATCGGCGCAAACTTTGTCCGCTATATTTTGCAGGCCGAGCCGGGGGCGCATGTGATCAACCTGGACTTGCTCACCTACGCGGGCAGCCTGGAAAATCTACGAGACCTGCCGGACGAGTCCCGCCATACCTTCGTGCGCGGCGACATTTGCGACCGTCCGCTGGTCGAACGCCTGATGAGGGATTACGCGGTGGATACGATCGTCCATTTCGCCGCCGAAACGCACGTAGACCGTTCAATTGTCGGCCCGTCCGCCTTTATTCAGACCAACGTCGTCGGCGCGTTTACGCTGTTGGATGTCGCCAAAAAGGTCTGGCTGGAGGACAAAGTCGTGCTGTCCGAACAGGCGCGCTTTCACCATATTTCCACCGACGAGGTTTTCGGGTCGCTGGAGCCGGACGATCCTCCCTTTTCGGAGACGACCGCCTACGCGCCTCGCTCGCCGTATGCCTCCTCGAAGGCCTCGTCGGACCACCTGGCGCGCGCCTACCATCACACCTACGGGTTGCCGGTGACGATCACCAATTGCTCGAACAACTACGGCCCGTATCAATTTCCCGAAAAGTTGATCCCGCTCATGATCGCCAATGCCATCGAAGGCAAACCCCTTCCCGTCTACGGAGATGGACAGCAGATCCGCGACTGGCTGCACGTCGAGGATCACTGTTCCGCCGTTTACCGGGTCTTGCAGAGCGGCAGGGACGGCGAGACCTATATGGTGGGCGGCGACAACCAGACCCATAATCTCGATCTGGTGCATACCTTGTGCGACATCATGGACGAACTGCGTCCCGCCGCCGCGCCGCACGCGGACCTGATCCGCTTCGTCCCCGACCGCCCCGGGCACGACCGACGCTACGCCATTGACACGACCAGGATCCGCTCCGAACTGGGCTGGTCGCCGCGTTATGATTTGCAGAAAGGGTTGTCCGAGACAGTCCTTTGGTATCTCGACCACCCGCAATGGATCGAGGCTATTCGGAAGGGCGGCGATTATCAGGCCTGGATCGAGAAGAATTACGTCCAGCGTTCGAGGAGTTGA
- a CDS encoding dTDP-4-dehydrorhamnose 3,5-epimerase, which produces MNVEPTAIPDVLLLTPRVFEDERGFFMETYQAEKFAALGVRASFVQDNHSRSKQGVLRGLHYQIRQPQGKLIRAVLGEIFDVAVDIRRASPTFGKWVGARLSAENKQQLWIPAGFAHGYYVMSEWAEIVYKATDYYAPQWERAILWNDPQIAVEWPVWPDVPLLLSSKDRDGVLLSQAEVYQENK; this is translated from the coding sequence ATGAACGTAGAACCGACCGCCATTCCCGATGTGCTGCTCCTGACCCCGCGCGTCTTTGAAGACGAGCGCGGATTTTTCATGGAGACCTACCAGGCCGAAAAATTCGCCGCGCTGGGAGTTCGGGCGTCTTTCGTGCAGGACAACCACTCCCGCTCGAAGCAGGGCGTTTTGCGCGGGCTGCACTATCAGATCCGCCAGCCGCAGGGCAAGTTGATCCGGGCGGTTTTGGGCGAGATCTTTGACGTTGCGGTTGATATTCGCCGGGCTTCTCCCACTTTTGGGAAATGGGTGGGGGCCCGCCTTTCGGCTGAGAATAAACAGCAATTATGGATTCCCGCCGGTTTCGCCCACGGTTATTATGTGATGAGCGAATGGGCGGAAATCGTCTATAAGGCAACTGACTACTACGCGCCGCAGTGGGAGCGCGCCATCCTTTGGAACGATCCGCAGATCGCGGTCGAGTGGCCTGTGTGGCCCGATGTTCCCCTGCTCCTTTCGTCGAAAGACCGGGACGGCGTTTTATTGTCTCAGGCCGAAGTCTATCAGGAGAATAAATGA
- a CDS encoding bacterioferritin → MKGNEKIIALLNEFLADELTAISQYIVHSEMCANWGYEKLHDKSEKRAIDEMKHAEKLIARILFLEGIPIVSNLKKMNIGSTVEEQLRNDLAAEIAAARDYNEGIRLCLELGDNGSRELIDANLKDEEEHLDWLETQLDQIGQMGLQNYLLGQAG, encoded by the coding sequence ATGAAAGGCAACGAAAAGATCATTGCTCTGTTGAACGAATTCCTGGCGGACGAACTGACCGCCATCAGCCAGTATATCGTCCATTCCGAAATGTGCGCCAATTGGGGATATGAAAAACTGCACGACAAATCCGAGAAGCGTGCCATTGACGAAATGAAGCACGCCGAGAAACTCATCGCCCGCATTCTCTTCCTCGAAGGGATTCCCATCGTCAGCAACCTGAAGAAGATGAATATCGGCTCGACCGTGGAGGAGCAGCTCAGAAACGACCTCGCCGCGGAAATCGCCGCCGCCCGGGACTACAACGAGGGCATCCGTCTCTGCCTCGAACTCGGCGACAACGGTTCGCGCGAGCTGATCGACGCGAACTTGAAAGACGAGGAAGAGCATCTCGACTGGCTGGAAACCCAACTCGACCAGATCGGCCAGATGGGACTGCAAAACTATCTGCTCGGGCAGGCCGGGTAA